The genomic stretch CGCCGAGAAGCGGCGGATCGAGGACAAGGCCGTCAACGACTGGCTGATGGAGCTCAAGGATGTCATGTACGACGCCGACGACGTCCTCGACGAGTGGCGGACCGCGGCCGAGAAGTGCACCCCGGGAGAGTCCCCTCGGAAGCGGTTCAAAGGCAACATATTTTCCATCTTTGCTGGCTTAAGCGACGAGGTCAAGTTCAGAAATGAGGTGGTCATCAAAATCAAGGATCTCAACGATCGGCTGAAAGAGATCTCGGACCGAGGGTCCAAGTTGCAACTCCATGTGTCTGCGGCGGAACCAAGGGTGGTTCCTCGAGTTAGTCGCATAACTTCCCCGGTGATGGAGTCTGACATGGTTGGCCAGCGACTGGAGGAGGACGCCAAGGCACTGGTGGAGCAGCTGACAAAGCAAGATCCGAGTAAGAACGTGGTGGTGCTGGCAATTGTGGGGATCGGCGGCATTGGAAAGACCACCTTCGCTCAGAAGGTGTTCAATGATGGTAAAATCAAAGCCAACTTCCGCACCACCATCTGGGTGTGCGTGTCCCAAGAGTTCAGCGAGACGGATCTTCTCAGAAATATCGTTAAAGGTGCTGGTGGAAGCCATGGTGGGGAACAGAGCAGGAGTCTGCTGGAGCCCATGGTGGCGGGTCTCCTTAGAGGGAACAAGTTCTTGCTGGTGTTGGATGATGTTTGGGATGCTCAGATCTGGGACGACTTGCTCCGCAATCCTTTGCAGGGAGGAGCAGCAGGCAGCAGGGTGCTGGTGACCACCAGAAACACAGGGATCGCGAGGCAAATGAAGGCGGGCCTCGTCCACGAGATGAAGCTGCTGCCTCCAGAGGATGGCTGGACGCTCCTGTGCAAGAAGGCGACGATGAATGCAGAGGAGGAAATTGATGCCCAAGATCTCAAGGACACAGGCATGAAGATTGTTGGGAAATGCGGAGGGCTTCCCCTGGCCATCAAGACCATCGGAGGGGTCCTCCTCGATAGAGGACTCAACAGAAGTGCGTGGGAGGAAGTTCTCCACAGCGCCGCATGGTCACGGACCGGGCTTCCCGAAGGTGTGCATGGAGCACTGTATCTGAGCTACCAAGACTTGCCGTCGCATCTCAAGCAATGCTTTCTCAACTGTGTCTTGTTCCCCGAAGACTATAGGTTTCACGAGCCTGAAATTGTCAGATTATGGATAGCCGAGGGGTTTGTTGAAGCCCGAGGAGATGTCAGCTTGGAGGAAACAGGAGAGCAATATTACAGAGAGCTGCTTCATAGGAGCCTTCTACAATCGCAACCTTACGGTCAGGACTACGATGAGTCTTACATGATGCATGACCTGCTCCGATCGTTCGGCCATTTCCTATCGAGAGATGAGAGCTTGTTCATTAGTGACGTGCAAAACGAGTGGAGAAGTGGTGCCGCCCTGATGAAGCTACGTCGGTTGTCGATTGGGGCCACTGTAACCACGGACATCCAGCATATCGTCAATTTGACCAAGAGACATGAGTCAGTGAGGACATTGTTAGTAGATGGAACACACGGCATTGTGGGGGATATAGATGATTCCTTGAAGAATCTCGTGCGACTTCGAGTCCTGCACCTTATGCATACAAATATCGAGAGCATATCGCACTACATCGGAAATTTGATACACTTGAGATACTTGAATGTGTCTCATAGCCATATAACGGAGCTTCCAGAAAGCATATACAATCTGACGAATTTACAGTTTTTGATCCTCAAAGGATGTTTCAAGTTGAGACAGATCCCCCAGGGTATAGATAGGCTAGTCAATCTAAGGACACTCGACTGTAAAGGTACACACTTGGAGAGCTTACCATGTGGAATAGGAAGGTTGAAGCTCCTCAATGAACTCGTAGGATTCGTGATGAACACGGCTACTGGTTCGTGCCCATTGGAAGAATTAGGCAGCCTCCAGGAGCTCAGATACCTCTCCGTTGATAGGTTGGAGATGACGTACATGGAAGCTGAACCGAGAAGGGATACAAGCGGATTAAAGCGTAATCGAAAACTGAAGAATCTACATTTATATTGCTTATCTACACCGACATCCGATGGTCACACTGAGGAGCAGATTGAAATAATCGAGAAGGTGTTGGATGTGGCACTTCATCCACCATCATCTGTTGTTTCGCTCAGTTTACAGAATTCCTTCGGCCTCCGGTACCCAAGCTGGATGGCGTCTGCAAGCATCAGTTCGCTTCTTCCAAACATAAGCCGCTTGGAACTAATTAACTGCGATTATTGGCCACTGCTTCCACCGCTAGGAAAGCTCCCCAGTTTGGAGTTTCTTGAAATAGGAGGTGCACGTGCAGTGACCACCATCGGACCGGAATTTTTTGGGTGTGAAGCTGCTGCTACTGGTCATGAACGGGAACGGAATTCAAagcgcccttcttcttcttctcctcctttgttgtTTCCGAAACTAAGGCAGCTGCAACTCTGGGATATGACTAACATGGAAGTGTGGGATTGGGTAGCGGAGGGTTTTGCTATGCGTCGCCTCGACGAATTGGTCCTCCATAATTGTCCCAAGTTGAAGTCTCTACCGGAAGGCCTGATCCGACAGGCAACCTGCTTAACCACATTGGATCTGAGGAATGTGTGTGCTCTCAAGTCCATCAGAGGTTTCCCTTCTGTGAAACAACTGAGAATAAGTGGTAAATCAGATCTGGAGATTGTCACTGATCTCCCTGCACTGGAGTTCTTGAGGTTGGGCACTTTTGGATCTCGCATCAATCATTTACCAGAGTGGTTGGCGGCTTGCCCTGCATGCTTCACCACGCTCCAGAGACTGGACGTATGGGGAGCCACCAAACTCCTCCGCAGATGCCTACAAAATGGCGCAGACTGGCCCATGATCGAacgctttccaattttttccatcaGAGATTTCCGAGGCAATTATATAAACTACATCAAGCATTCCTGCACCTTCGACACAAACCTAGTCGATGCTGATGCTGcttttgctgctgttgctgctgaagaagaagaagaataagaagacgtCAATGAGCTTTGAGGTAACTTGAAATGATAGAATATTTAGATGTTAATAGGAATTCCACTTTAGAATTTATATGCTTGAGGGTAATTTCTTGATAAAGTAAAAATTAATCGATTATTATATCATCAATAATGTAAGCTGaatttatgatatattttgacatcataaatcaaattttacttttacaaaaaaaattttaaagacTTTTTATGATCGACTCAATTATCAAgccattaaaaatattttataataataccaTAATAGTTTTCTTCTTTAAGAATGATAAGTTAAAGTACTTAGTagttatagaaaaaaaaatctaaaaacaaCATATGTTAATTAAGAACTTAGCACCACTTCTAAGATTATTAAtcaatttattaaaattttataatgtaAAATGTTTAAAGAATATGTTCTTGGAATGATATGATCAACTCATAAACATAAGGTGATACATATTTAAGTGAatactattattgatatttttttctacttaattaaaattacttatttttattatcctatttatatttatatatacatattatgatttaatatgataataatattatcttGACAAAACAAACTATAAATATTGTTATGAACTATATTAGAAAAGATTAATAGtattgaaatatataaaaaaagagtaCGATATTGATTACATACAACTACGTTGACTCGCATTGGTAGTTGGACCTAATGttgtaatattatatttattaggttTATtagtatattttataaaattttatgtgtAGGTGTAAaatactttctaagacttttaaattttaaaatttttgtgagtttatacaaattcaTCCTAGAGGccacaaataccatcaaattattgaatcaagattttgttcgtttggatcgttttgatggaacgaattttacccgttggcaagataa from Musa acuminata AAA Group cultivar baxijiao chromosome BXJ1-3, Cavendish_Baxijiao_AAA, whole genome shotgun sequence encodes the following:
- the LOC103974861 gene encoding disease resistance protein RGA2-like → MAVMPNPFISKLLVTLFDMAKEKVDLWLGVPGKIQNLQSTLRNIQSVLRDAEKRRIEDKAVNDWLMELKDVMYDADDVLDEWRTAAEKCTPGESPRKRFKGNIFSIFAGLSDEVKFRNEVVIKIKDLNDRLKEISDRGSKLQLHVSAAEPRVVPRVSRITSPVMESDMVGQRLEEDAKALVEQLTKQDPSKNVVVLAIVGIGGIGKTTFAQKVFNDGKIKANFRTTIWVCVSQEFSETDLLRNIVKGAGGSHGGEQSRSLLEPMVAGLLRGNKFLLVLDDVWDAQIWDDLLRNPLQGGAAGSRVLVTTRNTGIARQMKAGLVHEMKLLPPEDGWTLLCKKATMNAEEEIDAQDLKDTGMKIVGKCGGLPLAIKTIGGVLLDRGLNRSAWEEVLHSAAWSRTGLPEGVHGALYLSYQDLPSHLKQCFLNCVLFPEDYRFHEPEIVRLWIAEGFVEARGDVSLEETGEQYYRELLHRSLLQSQPYGQDYDESYMMHDLLRSFGHFLSRDESLFISDVQNEWRSGAALMKLRRLSIGATVTTDIQHIVNLTKRHESVRTLLVDGTHGIVGDIDDSLKNLVRLRVLHLMHTNIESISHYIGNLIHLRYLNVSHSHITELPESIYNLTNLQFLILKGCFKLRQIPQGIDRLVNLRTLDCKGTHLESLPCGIGRLKLLNELVGFVMNTATGSCPLEELGSLQELRYLSVDRLEMTYMEAEPRRDTSGLKRNRKLKNLHLYCLSTPTSDGHTEEQIEIIEKVLDVALHPPSSVVSLSLQNSFGLRYPSWMASASISSLLPNISRLELINCDYWPLLPPLGKLPSLEFLEIGGARAVTTIGPEFFGCEAAATGHERERNSKRPSSSSPPLLFPKLRQLQLWDMTNMEVWDWVAEGFAMRRLDELVLHNCPKLKSLPEGLIRQATCLTTLDLRNVCALKSIRGFPSVKQLRISGKSDLEIVTDLPALEFLRLGTFGSRINHLPEWLAACPACFTTLQRLDVWGATKLLRRCLQNGADWPMIERFPIFSIRDFRGNYINYIKHSCTFDTNLVDADAAFAAVAAEEEEE